One genomic segment of Flavobacteriaceae bacterium includes these proteins:
- a CDS encoding type II restriction endonuclease → MELKILKPRKAINKAFLKIKPNRTEIENFKTNLIELLDRTNDTESEEFHKNLVSDFLKDTYYKNNHFINTKGRNDLVIHNGNKSISTVGVIIEAKKPTNKSEMLTKEKINVKAFQELVLYYLRERITHKNLEIKYLVATNINEWFIFDSNVFEKQFAQNKGLVKQFNDFENGRLAGKTTDFFYKEIAEPFVNGLKNDIEFTFFDIREYEKPLRNDNLKDDNNLISLFKLLSPEHLLKLPFANDSNSLDKRFYGELLHIIGLSETKEGSKKLIERNKKGERNTGSFLENAIIQLDSLDKINRLDNPSHFGTTQEERLFNVGLELSITWINRVLFLKLLEAQLKTYHKGDKFYEFLSIDKIQNYDDLNSLFFQVLAKQQSERNEDVTELFAKVPYLNSSLFEPTGIEHGTLFISNLRDDKTIPIYFSTVLKSESGKKRTGNLSTLEYLFEFLNAYDFSSEGKEEIQEDNKTLINASVLGLIFEKINGYKDGSFFTPGFITMYMCRETIRKAVIQKFNETKDWNCKDIDSLYDKIEDRQEANDIINSLKICDPAVGSGHFLVSALNEMISIKNDLKILQDRDGKRLKEYQFEVVNDELIVTDEDGELFEYNPTNKESQRIQEALFHEKQTIIENCLFGVDINPNSVKICRLRLWIELLKNAYYKNESELETLPNIDINIKCGNSLISRFELDSDLKKALKSSKWTIDSYRIAVDTYRNAQNKEQKRAMEKLIDDIKNDFRSEISLNDPKVKKLKKLQGEIFGMTNQTQMFELTKREKTAWNKKLKKLTADSKKLETMIEEIKNNKIYEDAFEWRFEFPEVLYDNGDFVGFDTIIGNPPWGATLTKEQKTFLKVRYQNIDSSTPNTFAYFMGLSINICNYLITQILPDSILVKDFSKTRALCSNYLYNLSWYQNTAIPDDIRPFADVEHDVCTLFLNQLEVSEETEISTRFYQNSSVIEKRWFANKDNFILKEYDNTYNILLNSIDIGILNKLRSFDILDDYLQCHEGIHSGNIREKLFIKEQITGEEKPMFLGGRNGDQIENYISKRFGWYVDYRKEIIDKSKKEYASLRDERIFNQPKIYLTRTGNPFKAFIDNANYASNNFFSIQFKDYDFNSFDNLIPVLGLLNSKFANYYIRKVIAPSLGNTFVETKIIHVLKLPLIKELLESKELVELVNVLINSNNNAESGSFESEIDNIIYRIYKLTDKEIENIEEATA, encoded by the coding sequence ATGGAATTAAAAATCTTGAAACCACGAAAGGCAATAAATAAAGCCTTTTTAAAAATAAAACCGAACAGAACGGAAATTGAAAATTTCAAGACGAATTTGATTGAACTACTCGACCGAACAAACGATACTGAATCTGAAGAATTTCACAAGAACCTAGTTTCTGACTTTTTAAAAGATACTTATTACAAGAACAACCATTTCATAAACACAAAAGGAAGAAATGACCTTGTAATCCACAACGGAAATAAATCAATAAGTACAGTTGGAGTAATCATTGAGGCAAAAAAGCCGACCAACAAATCGGAAATGCTGACAAAGGAAAAAATCAATGTCAAAGCATTTCAAGAATTGGTTCTCTATTATTTAAGAGAACGAATTACTCACAAAAATCTTGAAATAAAATATTTAGTTGCAACAAACATTAACGAATGGTTCATTTTTGATTCCAACGTATTTGAAAAACAGTTTGCTCAAAACAAAGGATTGGTTAAACAATTCAACGATTTTGAAAATGGAAGATTAGCAGGAAAAACAACTGATTTTTTCTACAAGGAAATTGCAGAGCCTTTTGTCAATGGATTAAAGAACGATATTGAATTTACCTTTTTCGATATTCGAGAATACGAAAAACCACTTCGTAATGACAATCTAAAAGACGACAACAACCTTATTTCACTTTTTAAATTACTCTCACCAGAGCATTTATTAAAACTACCGTTTGCCAATGACAGCAATAGTCTTGATAAAAGATTCTACGGAGAATTACTGCATATTATTGGACTTTCGGAAACCAAAGAAGGAAGTAAAAAATTAATAGAACGAAACAAAAAAGGCGAAAGGAACACAGGTTCATTTCTCGAAAACGCAATTATACAACTTGACAGTTTAGACAAAATAAATAGACTTGACAATCCAAGTCATTTTGGAACAACTCAAGAAGAACGTTTATTTAATGTTGGTCTTGAATTAAGTATCACTTGGATTAACAGAGTTTTGTTTCTTAAACTTTTAGAAGCTCAACTAAAAACCTATCATAAAGGAGACAAATTCTATGAATTTTTAAGTATCGATAAAATTCAAAACTATGATGATTTAAACAGTCTTTTCTTTCAAGTTTTAGCTAAACAACAATCAGAAAGGAACGAAGATGTAACAGAGCTTTTTGCAAAAGTTCCTTACTTGAACAGTTCACTTTTTGAACCAACAGGAATTGAACACGGAACTTTATTTATTAGCAATTTGCGAGATGATAAAACTATTCCAATTTATTTCTCAACTGTTTTAAAAAGTGAAAGCGGAAAAAAACGAACAGGAAATTTAAGCACTCTGGAGTATCTATTTGAATTTTTAAATGCTTACGACTTTAGTAGTGAAGGAAAAGAGGAAATTCAAGAAGACAATAAAACCTTAATTAACGCTTCTGTTCTCGGTCTAATTTTCGAGAAAATCAATGGTTACAAAGATGGCTCGTTCTTTACGCCAGGTTTTATCACAATGTATATGTGTCGTGAAACCATTAGAAAAGCGGTTATTCAAAAATTCAACGAAACCAAAGATTGGAACTGTAAAGACATAGATTCTCTTTACGATAAAATTGAAGACAGACAAGAAGCAAACGATATTATAAACAGTCTTAAAATTTGTGACCCAGCAGTTGGTTCAGGACACTTTTTAGTTTCTGCACTTAATGAAATGATTTCCATTAAAAACGACTTGAAAATTTTACAAGACAGAGATGGAAAAAGGCTAAAAGAATACCAATTTGAAGTTGTTAATGATGAATTAATTGTGACTGATGAAGATGGAGAATTATTTGAATACAATCCAACGAATAAAGAAAGTCAACGAATACAAGAAGCTCTATTCCACGAAAAGCAAACCATCATTGAAAACTGTTTATTTGGTGTAGATATTAACCCAAATTCTGTAAAAATCTGTCGCTTACGTCTTTGGATAGAACTACTTAAAAATGCTTATTACAAAAATGAAAGCGAATTAGAAACACTTCCAAACATTGATATTAATATAAAATGTGGAAACTCACTTATTAGTCGCTTCGAATTAGATTCTGACCTTAAAAAAGCACTAAAAAGTAGTAAATGGACTATTGACAGTTATAGAATTGCAGTTGACACGTATCGTAATGCTCAAAACAAAGAGCAAAAGCGAGCAATGGAAAAACTCATTGACGATATTAAAAACGACTTTAGAAGTGAAATATCACTAAACGACCCAAAAGTTAAGAAACTAAAGAAATTACAAGGAGAAATTTTTGGAATGACCAATCAAACTCAAATGTTTGAGTTAACCAAAAGAGAAAAAACTGCTTGGAATAAAAAACTAAAAAAACTCACAGCGGATTCTAAAAAATTGGAAACCATGATTGAAGAAATTAAGAACAACAAAATATATGAAGATGCTTTTGAATGGCGTTTTGAGTTTCCAGAAGTTTTATATGATAATGGAGATTTTGTTGGATTTGATACAATAATTGGGAATCCACCTTGGGGTGCTACTTTGACAAAAGAGCAAAAAACTTTCTTAAAAGTTAGATACCAAAATATTGATAGTTCTACACCTAACACTTTCGCTTATTTCATGGGACTATCTATAAATATTTGTAATTATTTAATAACCCAAATTCTTCCAGATAGTATTCTTGTAAAAGACTTCTCAAAAACTAGAGCTTTATGTTCTAATTACCTCTACAACTTATCTTGGTATCAAAACACAGCAATTCCAGACGACATTAGACCATTTGCAGATGTAGAACATGATGTTTGTACTTTGTTCTTAAATCAATTAGAAGTTTCCGAAGAGACAGAAATTTCAACAAGATTCTACCAAAATTCTTCAGTAATCGAAAAAAGATGGTTTGCAAACAAGGATAATTTCATCCTTAAAGAATATGATAATACATATAATATTCTTTTAAATTCAATAGACATTGGAATTCTTAACAAATTAAGAAGTTTTGATATTTTAGATGATTACCTGCAATGTCATGAAGGTATACATTCAGGTAATATAAGAGAGAAACTTTTTATTAAAGAACAAATCACAGGTGAAGAAAAACCAATGTTTCTTGGAGGAAGAAATGGTGACCAAATTGAAAATTATATTTCAAAAAGATTTGGTTGGTATGTAGATTATCGCAAAGAGATTATTGACAAAAGTAAAAAGGAGTATGCTTCATTAAGAGATGAACGTATTTTTAACCAACCAAAAATATATTTGACAAGAACAGGTAATCCGTTCAAAGCATTTATTGATAATGCAAACTATGCTTCGAATAATTTTTTTTCAATTCAATTTAAGGATTATGACTTTAATAGTTTTGATAATTTAATTCCTGTCCTTGGGTTATTGAATTCCAAGTTCGCTAATTATTATATTAGAAAAGTAATAGCACCGTCATTAGGAAACACGTTTGTTGAAACTAAAATAATTCATGTACTAAAATTACCACTTATAAAAGAATTACTAGAATCTAAAGAATTAGTAGAACTAGTGAATGTGTTAATAAATTCTAATAATAATGCTGAAAGTGGTTCATTTGAAAGTGAGATTGATAATATAATTTACAGAATATATAAACTAACAGATAAAGAAATAGAGAATATTGAAGAAGCTACCGCATAA
- a CDS encoding AAA family ATPase encodes MLIELKFKNFLSFKDETVFSMTNVMSFKEHLEENIISTEREFDLLKSAAIYGANGSGKSNFMSVMNTMSRVLFNSYSNSLKKDDEKPEQDYQFKLNSECETENTMYEVSFLLDDYIYKYGFEINGYEIKKEWLSRKKDREVYLFKREIDKYDINGESFEEGNKFKSEVNSNVLLLSHLAQNNQKISKRIFQWFSNVNTISGLHERYYDKFTAKLLEKDSTFKKWAASVLKYLEISNIEAGEKDGEIITYHNKFDSNNLLIDAIPFKATNESEGTKKLIHILGPIYHTLRNGRILFVDEFDSKLHPNLSKKLIDLFHKHNKRNAQIIISGHDTNLLDKSIYRRDQIWFVEKDQFGASELYSLSDFDAKTVRNDSAFDKKYLKNIFGAAETLEISDNLTNLLYES; translated from the coding sequence ATGTTAATCGAATTAAAATTTAAGAACTTTCTTTCATTCAAAGATGAAACAGTTTTCTCAATGACAAATGTAATGTCATTCAAAGAACACCTTGAAGAAAACATAATTTCTACTGAAAGAGAGTTTGACCTTTTAAAATCAGCGGCTATATACGGAGCAAACGGTAGTGGTAAAAGTAACTTCATGAGTGTTATGAATACTATGAGCAGGGTGCTGTTTAATTCATACAGTAATTCTCTAAAAAAAGATGATGAAAAGCCTGAACAGGATTATCAATTCAAATTAAATTCAGAATGTGAAACCGAAAATACTATGTATGAGGTTTCGTTCCTTTTAGATGATTATATATACAAATACGGTTTTGAAATCAATGGATATGAGATAAAAAAAGAATGGTTATCTCGAAAAAAAGATAGAGAAGTTTATTTATTCAAAAGGGAAATTGACAAATATGATATAAATGGTGAATCCTTTGAAGAAGGAAATAAATTCAAATCAGAAGTCAATTCAAATGTTTTACTCTTAAGTCACTTAGCTCAAAATAATCAGAAAATATCGAAAAGAATATTTCAATGGTTTTCAAATGTTAACACTATTAGTGGTTTACATGAAAGATATTATGATAAATTCACAGCAAAACTATTAGAGAAAGATTCAACCTTTAAAAAATGGGCAGCTTCTGTATTAAAATATTTAGAAATATCTAACATAGAAGCAGGAGAAAAGGACGGAGAGATAATAACATATCACAATAAATTTGATAGTAACAATTTATTGATTGATGCTATTCCTTTTAAAGCTACTAATGAATCTGAAGGAACTAAAAAATTAATACACATTTTAGGACCTATTTATCATACATTAAGAAATGGTAGAATCCTATTTGTTGATGAATTCGATTCTAAACTCCATCCCAACTTATCAAAAAAACTTATTGACTTATTTCATAAACACAATAAAAGAAATGCACAAATAATAATTTCAGGGCATGACACTAATCTTTTAGATAAAAGTATTTATAGAAGAGATCAAATATGGTTTGTAGAAAAAGACCAATTTGGAGCTTCAGAATTATATTCTTTATCTGACTTTGACGCAAAAACTGTTAGAAACGATTCTGCATTTGACAAAAAGTATTTAAAAAATATTTTTGGAGCAGCTGAAACTCTTGAAATTTCTGACAACCTAACAAACTTGCTTTATGAGTCCTAA
- a CDS encoding site-specific DNA-methyltransferase, whose amino-acid sequence MIEINKIYYGDCIKQMQKLDNESIDLIIADPPYNLNKDFGKSTNNWNDVDGWLKWSKKWLDIAITKLKPTGSIFIYGIHHYLCHLHVHLYQKDLKYRRQIIWHYENSFSGYKNSPSANYEPILWFSKTDNYTYHQIREPYKSTERLKNKITKNGKVWTPHPDGKHAGDVWNIPVLAGRRFADEKVDHPTQKPLAICDRIINHFSNVNDLVLVPFGGSGSECVSAKKNNRNFIGFEKNRDYIKIANNRLKEITIDNHIEIEINANGILAEV is encoded by the coding sequence ATGATTGAGATAAACAAAATATATTATGGAGACTGTATTAAACAAATGCAGAAGTTAGATAATGAGTCAATTGATTTAATAATAGCTGACCCACCATACAATTTGAACAAAGATTTTGGGAAATCAACTAACAATTGGAATGATGTAGATGGTTGGCTTAAATGGTCTAAAAAATGGCTAGATATTGCTATTACAAAATTAAAGCCCACAGGCTCAATTTTTATTTATGGCATACATCACTACTTATGCCATCTTCACGTTCATCTTTATCAAAAAGATTTGAAGTATAGAAGGCAAATAATATGGCATTATGAAAACAGTTTTTCAGGTTACAAAAATTCGCCTTCGGCAAATTATGAACCAATCCTTTGGTTTTCAAAAACAGACAACTACACTTATCACCAAATAAGGGAACCATATAAAAGTACGGAAAGACTAAAAAATAAGATAACAAAAAACGGCAAGGTCTGGACACCACATCCAGATGGTAAACACGCTGGAGATGTTTGGAATATACCTGTTTTAGCAGGCAGACGCTTTGCAGACGAAAAAGTTGACCATCCAACACAAAAACCATTAGCCATCTGCGACAGAATAATAAATCACTTTTCAAATGTAAATGATTTAGTACTTGTTCCTTTTGGTGGCTCTGGTAGTGAGTGTGTAAGTGCCAAAAAAAATAATAGAAATTTTATTGGTTTCGAAAAGAATAGAGATTATATCAAAATCGCCAATAATCGACTAAAAGAAATAACCATCGATAATCATATTGAGATAGAAATTAACGCAAATGGTATCTTAGCAGAAGTTTAA
- a CDS encoding DNA methylase — protein sequence MKYQLYKKERKEVVPVEETKQNKLAKSKLNKIFENRVELRIPNRFIEDWEKVALFHSKGDVEKANAILFPNEKSAFTLNNGLNDLTAKEWLPETITVFSQKGLGAGNKDTQIEKQHPAPFSFQDVGRLIQFFSKENDKVLDPFSGVASTVKACAFNNRIGFGIELNPKYHDLGLQRIEQEVPDDFPLKTKQNLINGNSQKEIKKFKINEIDFIATSPPYWNILETVDHKGKERIDNDLDYKYSENNEDLANIEDYDKFLSTLAKFFNDCSRPLKSGKYMCVIVSDFRKKEKYYTFHADLANALEKKGNFVLKGIKILYQRHKSIYPYGYPFSFVPNMHHQNVLIFQNIKKDD from the coding sequence ATGAAATATCAACTATATAAAAAAGAAAGAAAAGAGGTTGTTCCAGTTGAAGAAACTAAACAGAATAAACTTGCAAAAAGCAAACTGAACAAAATTTTTGAAAATAGAGTTGAGTTGAGGATTCCCAATAGATTTATTGAGGATTGGGAGAAAGTTGCATTATTTCACTCGAAAGGAGATGTAGAAAAAGCCAACGCAATTCTATTTCCAAACGAAAAATCAGCTTTTACGCTAAATAATGGACTAAATGATTTGACGGCAAAAGAATGGTTGCCTGAAACTATTACAGTATTCAGTCAGAAAGGATTAGGAGCTGGAAATAAAGACACACAAATAGAAAAACAGCATCCTGCACCTTTTTCTTTTCAAGATGTTGGTAGACTGATTCAGTTCTTTTCTAAAGAAAATGACAAAGTTCTTGACCCATTTTCTGGAGTTGCATCAACCGTAAAGGCTTGTGCGTTTAATAATAGAATTGGTTTCGGTATTGAGTTAAATCCTAAATACCACGATTTGGGTTTACAACGAATTGAGCAAGAAGTTCCTGACGATTTTCCATTAAAAACCAAGCAAAATTTAATAAATGGAAATAGTCAAAAAGAAATCAAAAAGTTCAAAATAAATGAGATTGACTTTATTGCAACAAGTCCACCATATTGGAATATTTTAGAAACTGTTGACCATAAAGGAAAAGAGAGAATTGACAATGATTTAGACTATAAGTATAGTGAGAATAATGAAGATTTGGCAAATATTGAAGATTATGACAAATTTCTTTCAACACTTGCGAAATTTTTCAACGACTGCTCAAGACCGTTAAAGTCTGGAAAGTATATGTGTGTGATAGTAAGCGACTTTAGAAAAAAAGAAAAATACTACACTTTTCACGCTGATTTAGCGAATGCTTTAGAGAAAAAAGGAAATTTTGTGTTAAAAGGAATTAAAATTTTATACCAAAGACACAAAAGCATTTATCCTTATGGTTATCCTTTTTCATTCGTCCCTAATATGCATCATCAAAACGTTTTAATTTTCCAAAATATCAAGAAAGATGATTGA
- a CDS encoding helix-turn-helix domain-containing protein, protein MTLGQKIKELRESNGMFQRQLASILEIGDGFLSKVESDQKPLKREHLKTLSKTFNYSFTELETLWIGSKVYDIVKDEKEGMNALKVAEEQMKYEKK, encoded by the coding sequence ATGACACTTGGACAAAAAATCAAGGAATTAAGAGAGTCAAATGGAATGTTTCAAAGGCAACTTGCTTCAATACTCGAAATTGGAGATGGGTTTTTAAGTAAAGTGGAAAGTGACCAAAAACCTCTAAAGCGTGAGCATCTAAAAACTCTAAGCAAAACATTTAACTATTCGTTTACGGAATTAGAAACTTTGTGGATTGGCTCAAAGGTGTACGATATAGTTAAAGATGAAAAAGAAGGAATGAATGCTTTAAAAGTTGCAGAAGAGCAAATGAAATACGAGAAGAAATAA
- a CDS encoding DUF1573 domain-containing protein, with the protein MRTLYTFATALFISISTLGQDATTIKAGFEFKTETINYGKITQGSNGVRVFEFTNIGKSPLVITKVQASCGCTVPKKPEQPILPGEKGTIEVSYDTKRLGGFSKLITIYSNAKNNRKVIKIKGYVEKMTAPEKPKSMLSEDN; encoded by the coding sequence ATGAGAACGCTATATACTTTTGCTACTGCTTTATTTATAAGCATATCGACTCTTGGGCAAGATGCTACTACTATAAAGGCCGGATTTGAGTTCAAAACCGAAACTATTAATTATGGGAAAATTACTCAGGGATCTAATGGTGTCAGGGTATTTGAGTTTACCAATATTGGCAAAAGCCCTTTAGTAATTACTAAAGTACAGGCTTCTTGTGGTTGTACCGTTCCCAAAAAACCCGAACAGCCCATTCTGCCGGGCGAAAAAGGTACGATTGAAGTTTCCTATGATACGAAAAGACTCGGTGGTTTTTCTAAGCTTATCACTATTTATTCTAATGCTAAAAATAACCGTAAGGTTATAAAAATAAAAGGATATGTAGAAAAAATGACTGCTCCGGAAAAACCAAAAAGTATGCTTTCCGAAGATAATTAA